The sequence CCTGATCGGGCGGCGCCGGCCCGGCGCTAGAGCAGCAGCAGGCCGCGGCCGGCGACGCCGACCGACAGACGCTGACCCCAGGACAGCCGGATCGCGTCACTTTCGATCCCGTCGCCGAACACGACCATGCGCTCGGACTCGACGGTGAGCTCCAGCCGGGCCGCGCCGGCCAGGAAGCCGTCCGTATAGGCGGTGCCCGTCATCGGTGACGGCCACGCCTCGCGGACGAACCAGAGCAGCTGCCCGGACGCGGGTCCCGGAGGCGGAGGCGGGTCACGCCGCTCCCGTCGAAGGGATCCGCACCAGCCGGTGGCGCCGGTCCCGGTGCCGACCAGCACCCCGGACGACGCCTGCCGCTCGGCCGTCGGCGCCCGGCCGCGATCCGGCGGGACGGTCTGGCTCTCGGCCGGAACCGTCAGCACATACCGGGCCGTCTGGTGGCTGACGTCGCCGACGAAGACCTCGTTGAGCGCGACGAGCCGCTGCCCGTCGTCCGCCACGGCCTCGACCATGGTCAACGGCGCCGGCCCGGCCCGCCCGGCGCCGGGCGGGAGCAGCCGGGCCGCGTCCGCGAGCAGACCCGCTGCCTGCCCCGGTTCGTGGCGGACCAGCACCCCCGGGTTGCGGCCCGGCTCCGGGTTGATCCCGACGACCGGCTGATGCTCGACGTACTTCGCGACGTTGGCGACCAGGCCGTCCTGGCCGACGCAGACGACGATGTCCTCCGGGCCGAACAGGAAACGGTCCAGGTCGACCCGTTCGACCTCGCCGCGCCGCCAGGCCGGCGGGACCGCCGCCGCGACGGCCCGCCGGGCGGCGAGCTGCGCCTCGTGCCTGCTCACGACGTCGGCGAGGTCCCGGCCGCGGCCGGCGAGGAAGAACGCTGCCTGGCCCGCGGTGCCGTGCCGGTCGAGCAGCTCGTCGTACTCGGACCGGCGGTGGACGACCACCACCCGCGGCGGCAGCGTGCTCACGCGGCGCCGCCGCCCGGCCCGGCGGCGCCGGCGAGCTTGCCGATCGCCTGGGTCAGCAGGTCCGGGGTGATGGTCAGCGCGCCGATCTCGGGAAGGTTCGCGGCGAGCTCCCGGACCGCCAGCACGACCAGCGTCGCCTGGTCCAGGCCACGCAGCGCCTCGACCCGGGCGGCCTCGGCCGCGCCCTCGGCGGCACCGACGACGCGCAGAGCGTCCGCGCGCGCTGCGGCATCGGTGCGCACCCGTTCCGCGTCGAGGGTCGCCGTGAGCCGCTTGCGCTCACCCTCCGCGTCGGCGCTGATCCGCGCGACGGCGGCCTCCTCGGTCATCCGCCGCTGGTCGTTCGCGCCGCGCTGGATGACGAGCTGCTCCTCGCGCTTGGCCAGCTCGATCTGGTTCTGCAGCTCGTTCTCGGCGATCCGGCGTTCCTGTTCGACGGCCAGGGCGCGGCGGCTGTAGGTCGCGCGGTCGGCGTCGGTCTGGACCTGCTCCCGGGTCGGGGTGCGCAGCGCCTTCTCCAGCTCCGGCTCGGGCCGGATCGCGACCACCCGCACGCCGACGACGGCGAGCCCGGTCTGGGCCAGCCGCGGGTCCCCGACGAGCCCGGCGCCGACCCGCTCGCGGACCGCGCCGACACCGTCGACCAGCGCCCAGGTCAGCGGCTCGCGGGCGAGCAGCTCGGCGGCATACTGCTGGGCGGTCTCGGTGATCATGCCGGCTACCTGCTCCAGCACACCGGTACGCCAGCCGCCGCGGTCGGGGTCGATGTCGAACGGCAGCCGGGTGGCGGCCAGGCCTGGGTCGGCGACCCGGTAGGTGATCGTCGCCTGGACGGCGACGTCCTGGAAGTCGGCGGTGCGGGCGTGGAACAGCAGCGGCAGCTCCCGGTCGTCGACCGGCACCTCCGACAGGACAGCGGTGCGCGGCCGGTACCAGAACGACTGCCCGACGCCCTCCCGACGCACGGAGCCGCCGCGCACGAAGCGCACATAGGTGGTCGGCGTGCCCCGCAGGTGGTTCAGAAACGGTCGCCGGCTGATGTCGGCCATCTGGTCACCCCTTTTCGTCATGACGACGATAACCAGGTTTGTCCGTTATCGTCAAGGTGACGAGATGAGGCGGTAGGGTCGGTTCCATGACAGTGCAGC is a genomic window of Pseudofrankia inefficax containing:
- a CDS encoding SPFH domain-containing protein encodes the protein MADISRRPFLNHLRGTPTTYVRFVRGGSVRREGVGQSFWYRPRTAVLSEVPVDDRELPLLFHARTADFQDVAVQATITYRVADPGLAATRLPFDIDPDRGGWRTGVLEQVAGMITETAQQYAAELLAREPLTWALVDGVGAVRERVGAGLVGDPRLAQTGLAVVGVRVVAIRPEPELEKALRTPTREQVQTDADRATYSRRALAVEQERRIAENELQNQIELAKREEQLVIQRGANDQRRMTEEAAVARISADAEGERKRLTATLDAERVRTDAAARADALRVVGAAEGAAEAARVEALRGLDQATLVVLAVRELAANLPEIGALTITPDLLTQAIGKLAGAAGPGGGAA